From the genome of Solidesulfovibrio carbinolicus, one region includes:
- a CDS encoding autotransporter assembly complex protein TamA, translating into MAATEFFMMRTKRFPKGLTGLVLLLALVAGLAVPAGAATRVEQAKVPPGLAYVVRYEGSLDPALLDLLHQVSKAEALRDAPPDSALLLERRAEEDKAAFAKVFQSRGRFAATVAVSLDSAASPAVLTFAIDPGPQFDLRSVVLKTPDGGDASALPTPERLGLALPSPFAAKAILDAEAKITELLRDEARPDAKVDNRQVTANFADHAVSVVWTVSPGPKAAFGPTSFAGLTTVKESYLAGMIPWKQGQPYDAKGVEAYRRAVNATGLFAAVQVETAAVDPTTGQAPIKVSLTERKHRTVKGGVDYKTDEGPGANLGWEHRNLFGGGEKLAVAGSASGIEQFAEAAFEKPDALTPKDLFKAKARVANEDKKAYKGQNATATASLRRQFTDAVSGGAGLGYRASRIEEDESRPWESDARYGFVFLPVEIGYDGRDDVLDPQKGLLATGSVAPYWGTLSGADNFLRPEFTLAHYLKILEKPGLVLATRAVGGANIGTDSENVTPDLRWYAGGSGSIRGYSYQSVGPMRGKTPVGGASLFTFSTELRWRVTELVGIVPFLDGGTAFGKALPPYDQPIMLGAGLGLRVYTPVGPVRVDVATPLARRQDIDDIAQFYCSIGQSF; encoded by the coding sequence GTGGCAGCGACTGAGTTTTTCATGATGCGCACGAAGCGTTTTCCAAAGGGCCTGACCGGACTTGTGCTGCTCCTGGCCCTTGTCGCCGGTCTGGCTGTCCCGGCCGGGGCGGCCACCCGCGTGGAACAGGCCAAGGTCCCGCCCGGACTGGCCTATGTCGTGCGCTACGAAGGCAGCCTCGATCCCGCACTCCTCGACCTGCTGCATCAGGTCTCCAAGGCCGAGGCCCTGCGCGACGCGCCGCCGGACTCGGCCCTGCTCCTGGAGCGCCGGGCCGAGGAAGACAAGGCGGCCTTCGCCAAGGTGTTCCAGTCGCGCGGCCGTTTTGCCGCCACCGTGGCCGTCTCCCTGGACAGCGCCGCCAGCCCGGCCGTGCTCACCTTCGCCATCGATCCCGGGCCCCAGTTCGACCTGCGCTCGGTGGTCCTCAAGACCCCCGACGGCGGCGACGCCTCGGCCCTGCCCACGCCCGAACGCCTGGGGCTGGCCCTGCCTTCGCCCTTTGCCGCCAAGGCCATCCTCGACGCCGAGGCGAAAATCACCGAACTCCTGCGCGACGAGGCCCGGCCCGACGCCAAGGTGGACAACCGGCAGGTGACGGCCAACTTCGCCGATCACGCCGTGTCCGTGGTCTGGACCGTCTCCCCCGGCCCCAAGGCGGCCTTTGGCCCGACCAGCTTCGCCGGACTGACCACGGTCAAGGAAAGCTATCTCGCCGGCATGATTCCCTGGAAACAGGGCCAGCCCTACGACGCCAAGGGTGTGGAAGCCTACCGCCGTGCCGTAAACGCCACCGGGCTGTTCGCCGCCGTGCAGGTGGAGACCGCAGCCGTGGACCCGACAACCGGCCAGGCCCCCATCAAGGTGTCCCTGACCGAGCGCAAGCACCGTACCGTCAAAGGCGGCGTGGACTACAAAACCGACGAAGGCCCTGGAGCGAACCTCGGCTGGGAGCACCGCAATCTTTTCGGCGGCGGCGAAAAACTCGCCGTGGCCGGCAGCGCCTCGGGCATCGAGCAGTTCGCCGAGGCTGCCTTTGAAAAACCCGATGCGCTTACGCCCAAGGACCTGTTCAAGGCCAAGGCCCGGGTCGCCAACGAAGACAAGAAGGCCTACAAGGGCCAAAACGCCACGGCCACGGCCTCGCTTCGCCGCCAGTTCACCGACGCGGTCTCGGGCGGTGCGGGCCTGGGCTACCGGGCCTCGCGCATTGAGGAAGACGAGTCCCGCCCCTGGGAGTCCGACGCCCGCTACGGCTTCGTCTTCCTGCCCGTGGAGATCGGCTACGACGGCCGCGACGACGTGCTCGACCCGCAAAAGGGGCTGCTGGCCACCGGCTCCGTGGCCCCCTACTGGGGGACCTTAAGCGGCGCGGACAACTTCCTGCGCCCGGAATTCACCCTGGCCCACTATCTCAAAATCCTCGAAAAGCCCGGCCTCGTCCTGGCCACCCGGGCCGTGGGCGGCGCCAATATCGGCACGGACAGCGAAAACGTCACCCCGGACCTGCGCTGGTACGCCGGCGGCAGCGGCTCCATCCGGGGCTACTCCTACCAGAGCGTGGGGCCCATGCGCGGCAAGACGCCGGTGGGCGGCGCGTCGCTTTTCACCTTCTCCACCGAACTGCGCTGGCGCGTCACCGAACTCGTCGGCATCGTGCCTTTCCTCGACGGCGGCACGGCCTTCGGCAAGGCCCTGCCTCCCTACGACCAACCCATCATGCTCGGCGCGGGCCTGGGCCTTCGGGTCTACACCCCGGTCGGCCCGGTGCGCGTGGACGTGGCCACGCCCCTGGCCCGCCGCCAGGACATCGACGACATCGCCCAGTTCTATTGCAGCATCGGGCAATCATTTTAA
- a CDS encoding DUF2917 domain-containing protein, giving the protein MFVDRLREDRLLATTRTGIIDEWLSRWRDSRVLRAMAEAGARIFTPGRSLSVRLGQGKHLALTGVRYCRVTCAKGVVWVTAAGDGRDLVLTPGQSVTLGSSGKVVVTGRGRVRK; this is encoded by the coding sequence ATGTTTGTGGATCGCTTACGGGAAGACCGGCTGCTGGCGACGACGCGCACGGGCATCATCGACGAATGGCTGTCGCGCTGGCGCGACAGCCGGGTGCTGCGGGCCATGGCCGAGGCCGGGGCCAGGATCTTCACCCCGGGCCGCAGCCTGTCGGTGCGCCTGGGCCAGGGCAAGCATCTGGCGCTCACCGGCGTGCGCTACTGCCGGGTGACCTGCGCCAAGGGCGTGGTCTGGGTGACGGCGGCCGGCGACGGGCGCGATCTGGTGCTGACGCCGGGGCAGAGTGTGACCCTTGGCAGCTCGGGCAAGGTGGTGGTCACCGGCCGGGGGAGGGTTCGGAAGTGA
- a CDS encoding CCDC90 family protein, whose amino-acid sequence MTSTTFDTLAFAKKLKAAGFTEEQAETLAHAQAELIDERLATKADLERLELRLTIRMGSMIALGVAFLAAIKIFS is encoded by the coding sequence ATGACCAGTACTACTTTCGATACCCTGGCTTTCGCCAAAAAGCTCAAGGCCGCCGGCTTTACCGAGGAGCAGGCGGAAACCTTGGCCCATGCCCAAGCCGAATTGATCGACGAGCGGCTGGCGACCAAGGCCGACCTGGAGCGCCTGGAGCTGCGCCTGACCATTCGCATGGGCAGCATGATTGCCTTGGGTGTGGCCTTTTTGGCCGCCATCAAGATTTTTTCCTAA
- a CDS encoding hybrid sensor histidine kinase/response regulator, protein MSAQANKPSVLIVDDVPANIRLLADCLREDYAIRVATGGAEALALAGRGRPDIILLDVVMPDLDGYEVCRRLKADPKTADIPVIFVTANHAPEDEAHGLSLGAVDYVVKPVSPAVVRARVKNHLELRAAREALARQNEALKEAARLREDVDGIMRHDLKAPLTGIIGLPQIILDEGGLNESQAMFLRLIEENGYKMLSMINLSLDLFKIERGAYRLSPEPVELLALVRRLFVEFAALAGPRKLRCALTVDGREARPEDTAYLCGERLLLYSMLANCLKNALEASPPGGRVTVDVAPGEPTVLRVVNRGAAPARLRDRFFTKYATEGKPGGTGLGAYSARLIAETHGGSARMETSDEADCTVVTLTLPRGDLAVVTLTLPRGDLAVVGETPAGAPVMVCPAV, encoded by the coding sequence ATGAGCGCGCAAGCCAACAAGCCTTCAGTCCTCATCGTCGACGACGTGCCGGCCAACATCCGCTTGCTGGCCGATTGCCTGCGGGAAGATTACGCCATCCGCGTGGCCACGGGCGGGGCCGAGGCCCTGGCCCTGGCCGGGCGCGGGCGGCCCGACATCATCCTGCTCGACGTGGTCATGCCCGACCTCGACGGCTACGAGGTCTGCCGCCGGCTCAAGGCCGACCCGAAAACCGCCGACATCCCCGTTATTTTCGTCACCGCCAACCATGCTCCGGAAGACGAGGCCCATGGCCTGTCGCTGGGGGCCGTGGACTATGTCGTCAAGCCGGTGAGCCCGGCCGTGGTCCGGGCCCGGGTGAAAAACCATCTGGAGCTGCGCGCCGCCCGGGAGGCCCTGGCCCGGCAAAATGAGGCTCTCAAGGAGGCGGCCCGGCTGCGCGAAGACGTGGACGGCATCATGCGCCACGACCTCAAGGCTCCGCTGACCGGCATCATCGGCCTGCCCCAGATCATCCTCGACGAGGGGGGGCTTAACGAATCCCAGGCCATGTTTTTGCGGCTGATTGAAGAAAACGGCTACAAGATGCTCTCCATGATCAACCTGTCGCTGGATCTCTTCAAGATCGAGCGTGGGGCCTACCGGCTTTCGCCCGAGCCGGTGGAACTGTTGGCCCTGGTCCGGCGGCTTTTTGTGGAGTTCGCGGCCTTGGCCGGGCCGCGAAAGTTGAGGTGCGCGCTGACCGTGGACGGCCGGGAGGCCCGGCCCGAGGACACGGCCTACCTGTGCGGCGAGCGGCTGCTGCTCTATTCCATGCTGGCCAACTGCCTGAAAAACGCCTTGGAGGCCTCGCCGCCCGGCGGGCGGGTGACGGTGGACGTCGCCCCCGGCGAACCGACCGTGTTGCGGGTGGTCAACCGGGGCGCGGCTCCGGCGCGTCTGCGGGATCGATTTTTCACGAAATACGCCACCGAAGGCAAGCCCGGCGGCACCGGGCTTGGCGCGTATTCGGCGCGGCTTATCGCCGAGACCCATGGCGGGAGCGCGCGCATGGAGACGAGCGACGAGGCGGACTGCACGGTGGTGACCCTGACCCTGCCGCGCGGCGATCTGGCGGTGGTGACCCTGACCCTGCCGCGCGGCGATCTGGCGGTGGTGGGGGAGACGCCGGCCGGCGCGCCGGTGATGGTCTGCCCGGCCGTGTAA
- a CDS encoding ATP-dependent 6-phosphofructokinase — translation MPDRCPIAPADTAIASLGPAKIPSPLPYCRFVDDNLRVTMELDAADFGGVPGPCRAEFEVAGPRGNIYYDSSKVKVAIVTCGGLCPGLNDVIRAIVMECCHNYHVAGVLGIRFGLQGFIESYGYEPVALTPNAVSDIHQFGGTVLGSSRGPQQPEAIVDALERLNVGMLFVIGGDGSMKAARRIQEEIARRRSKISVIGVPKTIDNDVNLVTKSFGFDTAVEKATEAIRCAHTEAIAALNGIGVVKVMGRESGFIAAQATLALKEVNYVLVPECDFDLTGPRGLLPSLEERLRARRHAVIVVAEGAGQKLLPDTGARDASGNPVLGDIAQYLCGEIEGYFRGRDMPITLKFIDPSYIIRSVPANANDRVYCGFLGQNAVHAAMAGKTGMVVARLFDRYVHLPLDLVTLRRKKLNIASDYWRSVLESTGQHAVTPYTGDPSVFCPV, via the coding sequence ATGCCAGATCGTTGCCCCATTGCCCCGGCCGATACCGCCATCGCCTCGCTCGGGCCGGCCAAGATCCCGTCCCCCTTGCCCTATTGCCGTTTCGTGGACGACAATCTGCGGGTCACCATGGAACTCGACGCGGCCGATTTCGGCGGCGTGCCCGGCCCGTGCCGGGCCGAGTTTGAAGTGGCCGGGCCGCGCGGCAACATCTACTACGACTCCTCCAAGGTCAAAGTCGCCATCGTCACCTGCGGCGGCCTGTGCCCGGGCTTAAACGACGTCATCCGGGCCATCGTCATGGAGTGCTGCCACAACTACCACGTGGCCGGCGTGCTCGGCATCCGCTTCGGGCTGCAAGGCTTCATCGAATCCTATGGCTACGAGCCGGTGGCCCTGACGCCAAACGCCGTGTCCGACATCCACCAGTTCGGCGGCACGGTGCTGGGGTCCAGCCGGGGGCCGCAACAGCCCGAGGCCATCGTGGACGCCCTGGAACGGCTCAACGTCGGCATGCTGTTCGTCATCGGCGGCGACGGGTCCATGAAGGCGGCCCGGCGCATCCAGGAGGAAATCGCCCGGCGGCGCTCGAAAATCAGCGTCATCGGCGTGCCCAAGACCATCGACAACGACGTCAACCTCGTCACCAAGTCCTTTGGCTTCGACACGGCCGTGGAAAAGGCCACCGAGGCCATCCGCTGCGCCCATACCGAAGCCATCGCCGCCTTAAACGGCATCGGCGTGGTCAAGGTCATGGGCCGGGAATCCGGGTTCATCGCCGCCCAGGCCACGTTGGCCCTCAAGGAAGTCAACTACGTGCTGGTGCCGGAGTGCGATTTCGACCTGACCGGGCCGCGCGGGCTTTTGCCGTCCCTGGAAGAACGCCTTCGCGCCCGGCGTCACGCCGTCATCGTGGTGGCCGAAGGGGCCGGGCAGAAGCTTTTGCCCGACACCGGCGCGCGCGACGCTTCGGGCAATCCGGTCCTGGGCGACATCGCCCAGTATCTGTGCGGCGAGATCGAGGGCTATTTCCGCGGCCGCGACATGCCCATCACGCTCAAATTCATCGACCCCAGCTACATCATCCGGTCCGTGCCGGCCAACGCCAACGACCGGGTGTACTGCGGGTTTCTGGGGCAAAACGCCGTGCATGCGGCCATGGCCGGCAAGACGGGCATGGTGGTGGCGCGGCTTTTCGACCGCTACGTCCACCTGCCCCTGGACCTCGTGACGCTTCGGCGCAAAAAACTCAACATCGCCTCGGACTACTGGCGCTCGGTGCTCGAATCCACCGGCCAGCATGCCGTCACTCCCTACACTGGCGACCCGTCGGTGTTCTGCCCGGTGTAA
- a CDS encoding HAD-IC family P-type ATPase, translating into MPESPPTRSWHALPVNDALDALASGHTGLAADEAASRLARYGRNALTAKGEMSALKRFALQFHQPLIYILLAAGAVTAMLGEPVDASVILGVVLVNAVIGYFQEAKAVAALSALARSMVTEAAVLRDGGWRVMAAENLVPGDVVRLRSGDKVPADLRLLTVQSLRIDESALTGESVPVDKSADPLPEDTLLADRANLAFAASVVTYGQGTGVVTATGDAAAIGRIAALTAAADELATPLTRAIAKFSHIVLYGILALAGLTFAVGVARGQSPTEMFMAAVALAVGAIPEGLPAAVTVILAIGVSRMAARRAVVRRLPAVETLGSTTVVCTDKTGTLTQNRMTVVEIVLPTGRWTLEGQTFAGPPDGGDALAEALAAAALCNDATLAEDGETFTGDPTEAALLLAARRAGLSLDALAVARPRLYDEPFESERMFMTTLHHEGEGVPPTLYFKGSAETALPRCRDAAGGVLDPEAVRRDIEAMGSRGLRVLALARRALPPGTAVIEPGCRDEGLTFLGLVGMIDPPRPEAKAAVAACRKAGVMVKMITGDHAATAAAIGGQLGLSGDAPIRAMTGRDIEAAADADLPALAEGTHVFARVSPEQKLRLVKALQSLGHVCAMTGDGVNDAPALKQADIGVAMGLGGTEAAKEAADMVLADDNFATIEAAVEEGRGVFDNLSKFIVWTLPTNLGEGLVILAAVLLGVDLPISPVQILWINMTTAGSLGLMLAFEPREPGIMERAPRDPRRPILDGLLIRRVLLVGAALLVAAFGLYKLELAAGASREAARTVAVNVFVAMEALYLFNCRSLTRSALSMPLSGNRWVLAGVALAVVLQAFFTYVPFMQRLFGAAPIGAASWLRILAAAAVGFVLVELQKRLEAGRQPAVPVA; encoded by the coding sequence ATGCCTGAATCCCCGCCGACCCGCTCCTGGCACGCCTTGCCGGTCAATGACGCCCTGGACGCCCTGGCTTCGGGCCACACCGGGCTTGCCGCCGACGAAGCCGCCAGCCGCCTGGCCCGTTACGGCAGAAACGCGCTGACCGCCAAGGGCGAAATGAGCGCGCTTAAGCGCTTCGCCCTCCAGTTCCACCAACCGCTGATCTATATCCTGCTGGCCGCCGGCGCCGTCACGGCCATGCTCGGCGAGCCTGTGGACGCCTCGGTCATCCTGGGCGTGGTCCTGGTCAACGCCGTCATCGGCTATTTCCAGGAAGCCAAGGCCGTGGCCGCCCTGTCCGCCCTGGCCCGGTCCATGGTCACCGAGGCCGCCGTGCTTCGCGACGGCGGCTGGCGGGTCATGGCCGCCGAAAACCTCGTGCCCGGCGACGTGGTGCGCCTGCGCTCGGGCGACAAGGTCCCGGCCGATTTGCGTCTGCTCACGGTCCAGAGCCTGCGCATCGACGAATCGGCGCTCACCGGCGAATCCGTGCCCGTGGACAAGTCCGCCGACCCCCTGCCCGAGGACACGCTTTTAGCCGACCGGGCCAACCTGGCCTTTGCCGCCTCGGTCGTCACCTACGGCCAGGGCACGGGCGTGGTCACAGCCACCGGCGACGCCGCCGCCATCGGCCGCATCGCGGCGCTCACCGCCGCCGCCGACGAACTGGCCACGCCGCTGACCCGCGCCATCGCCAAATTCTCCCACATCGTCCTCTACGGCATCCTGGCCCTGGCCGGCCTGACCTTTGCCGTGGGCGTGGCCCGGGGCCAAAGCCCGACGGAGATGTTCATGGCCGCGGTGGCCCTGGCCGTGGGGGCCATCCCCGAGGGCCTGCCCGCCGCCGTCACCGTCATCCTGGCCATCGGCGTCTCGCGCATGGCCGCCCGCCGCGCCGTGGTGCGCCGGCTGCCGGCCGTGGAGACCCTGGGGTCCACCACCGTCGTTTGTACCGACAAGACCGGCACCCTGACCCAAAACCGCATGACCGTGGTGGAAATCGTCCTGCCGACAGGCCGCTGGACCCTTGAAGGCCAGACCTTCGCCGGCCCGCCGGACGGCGGCGACGCCCTGGCCGAGGCCCTGGCCGCCGCCGCCCTGTGCAACGACGCGACCCTGGCCGAAGACGGCGAGACCTTCACCGGCGACCCCACCGAGGCCGCCTTGCTCCTGGCCGCCCGCCGGGCCGGGCTGTCCCTGGACGCCCTGGCCGTCGCCCGGCCGCGCCTTTATGACGAACCCTTCGAGTCCGAACGCATGTTCATGACCACGCTGCACCACGAGGGCGAGGGCGTGCCGCCGACGCTGTATTTCAAAGGCTCGGCCGAGACCGCCCTGCCGCGTTGCCGCGACGCCGCCGGCGGCGTCCTCGACCCCGAGGCCGTGCGCCGCGACATCGAGGCCATGGGCAGTCGCGGGCTGCGGGTGCTGGCCCTGGCCCGGCGCGCGCTGCCGCCCGGCACGGCCGTCATCGAACCGGGCTGCCGCGACGAGGGGCTGACCTTCCTGGGCCTGGTCGGCATGATCGACCCGCCGCGCCCCGAGGCCAAAGCCGCCGTGGCCGCCTGCCGCAAGGCCGGGGTCATGGTCAAGATGATCACCGGCGACCATGCCGCCACCGCCGCCGCCATAGGCGGTCAGCTGGGCCTTTCCGGCGACGCCCCCATCCGGGCCATGACCGGCCGCGACATCGAGGCCGCCGCCGACGCCGATCTGCCGGCCCTGGCCGAAGGCACGCATGTCTTCGCCCGGGTCTCGCCCGAACAAAAGCTGCGTCTTGTCAAGGCCTTGCAAAGTCTCGGCCACGTGTGCGCCATGACCGGGGACGGCGTCAACGACGCCCCGGCCCTCAAACAGGCCGACATCGGCGTGGCCATGGGCCTTGGCGGCACGGAAGCGGCCAAGGAGGCCGCCGACATGGTGCTGGCCGACGACAACTTCGCCACCATCGAGGCCGCCGTGGAGGAAGGACGCGGCGTTTTTGACAATCTCTCGAAATTCATCGTCTGGACCCTGCCCACCAACCTGGGCGAGGGGCTGGTCATCCTGGCCGCCGTGCTTTTGGGCGTGGACCTGCCCATTTCCCCGGTGCAGATCCTGTGGATCAACATGACCACGGCCGGCAGCCTCGGCCTCATGCTGGCCTTCGAACCCCGGGAGCCGGGCATCATGGAGCGCGCCCCGCGCGATCCGCGCCGGCCCATCCTTGACGGGCTGCTCATCCGCCGCGTGCTCCTCGTGGGCGCGGCCCTGCTCGTGGCCGCCTTCGGGCTCTACAAGTTGGAGCTGGCCGCCGGGGCCAGCCGGGAAGCGGCCCGCACCGTGGCCGTCAACGTGTTCGTGGCCATGGAGGCGCTGTATCTCTTCAACTGCCGCTCGCTTACCCGCTCGGCCCTGTCCATGCCGCTTTCCGGCAACCGCTGGGTGCTGGCCGGCGTGGCCCTGGCCGTGGTCCTCCAGGCCTTTTTTACCTACGTGCCCTTCATGCAACGCCTTTTTGGCGCAGCGCCCATTGGCGCGGCCAGTTGGCTGCGCATTCTGGCCGCCGCCGCGGTCGGTTTTGTCCTGGTGGAGCTCCAAAAACGCCTGGAAGCCGGGCGGCAGCCGGCCGTCCCGGTTGCTTGA
- a CDS encoding HD domain-containing phosphohydrolase yields MDTPKRILAIDDERINLRVIGGLLRNLGHEPILTESFAEAQPLLDASIDLVLLDVMMPETDGFTVARRIREMPGVSDVPIIMVTALTSKQDRLKAVEAGANDFISKPIDLTELRVRMGSLLKMKESQDEVKRYQAELEEMVAVRTSALKMALDNVQESQRTILAAHLETIHRLASAAEFKDEETADHIQRMSRYCALLAARLGLPDAEVDLVLQASPMHDIGKIGIPDSILLKPAKLTPDEWEIMKRHTIYGARILGESNFELLRVGEIIAMSHHEKWDGSGYPKGLAGEDIPLYGRICAVADVFDALTSRRPYKEAFSNEKSLEIMRAGRGSHFDPRILDVFVDDFDRVEGIQREFDDS; encoded by the coding sequence GTGGACACGCCCAAGCGCATTTTGGCCATAGACGACGAACGCATCAATCTCCGGGTCATCGGGGGGTTACTGCGCAACCTCGGCCATGAGCCGATTTTGACCGAGTCTTTTGCCGAGGCCCAGCCCCTGCTCGATGCGAGCATCGATCTGGTGCTGCTCGACGTCATGATGCCCGAGACCGACGGGTTCACCGTGGCCCGGCGCATCCGCGAGATGCCCGGGGTTTCCGACGTGCCCATCATCATGGTCACGGCCCTGACCAGCAAGCAGGACCGGCTCAAGGCCGTGGAAGCCGGGGCCAACGACTTCATTTCCAAGCCCATCGACCTTACCGAATTGCGGGTGCGCATGGGGTCGTTGCTGAAAATGAAGGAGTCCCAGGACGAGGTGAAACGCTACCAGGCCGAACTGGAAGAGATGGTGGCCGTGCGCACCTCGGCGTTGAAGATGGCCCTGGACAACGTCCAAGAGTCCCAGCGCACCATTCTGGCCGCCCACCTCGAAACCATCCACCGCCTGGCCTCGGCGGCGGAATTCAAGGACGAGGAGACGGCCGACCACATCCAGCGCATGAGCCGCTACTGCGCTCTGCTGGCCGCCCGGCTCGGGCTGCCCGACGCCGAGGTCGACCTCGTGCTCCAGGCCAGCCCCATGCACGACATCGGCAAGATCGGCATCCCGGACAGCATCCTGCTCAAGCCCGCCAAGCTCACCCCCGACGAGTGGGAGATCATGAAGCGCCACACCATCTACGGCGCGCGCATCCTGGGCGAATCGAATTTCGAGCTGCTGCGGGTGGGCGAGATCATCGCCATGTCCCATCATGAAAAATGGGACGGTTCGGGCTATCCCAAGGGCCTTGCCGGCGAGGACATCCCGCTTTACGGCCGCATCTGCGCCGTGGCCGACGTGTTCGACGCCCTGACCAGCCGTCGGCCCTACAAGGAAGCCTTTTCCAACGAGAAATCGCTGGAGATCATGCGGGCCGGCCGGGGCAGCCATTTCGATCCGCGCATTTTGGACGTTTTTGTTGATGATTTCGATAGGGTAGAGGGAATTCAGCGGGAATTCGACGATTCCTAG
- a CDS encoding aminotransferase-like domain-containing protein codes for MTLPETDSGIFRYMAVEKHILRLLESGELRVGDRVPSLRGLGGRLGVSVSTVNQAYLELEKQGIIEARPKSGFFVRRTPIKRPAPSRGEAPPRGPATVARGALIREVLDGMGRRDIVPLGVALTDPSLLPAKQIARLLSKVAAGDERVTGYEGVQGNLELRRQIAWRLAEADIEAGPDDVMITSGAMEALYLALRSVTRPGDNVAIPAPTYYCFLQLLENFGLRAVELPSYPEGGVRPADLRSALDRYDIKAVILTPNFNNPDGSMIPDEAKAEMAALLAERGVPVIEDDVYGDLHFGERRPRCLRSYDAAGNVLHCSSFSKTLAPGYRLGYLLPGRHAAKAFEIKATTNVCCATPTQVAAALYLAQGGFERHLRKTRGVLERQARMIEERVLRHFPDGTRVTRPTGGTVVWVQMPDAVNSIALFYAARELGIGLAPGNLFSSCDQFKHFLRLSYGNAWTPRIEQALADVGRLARELAEAGDRPEPAF; via the coding sequence ATGACCTTGCCTGAAACCGATTCCGGCATATTCCGCTATATGGCCGTGGAGAAACATATTTTACGGCTTCTGGAGTCCGGGGAGCTGCGCGTTGGCGACCGGGTGCCGAGCCTGCGGGGCCTGGGCGGCCGGCTTGGGGTCAGCGTGTCCACGGTCAACCAGGCCTATCTGGAGCTGGAAAAGCAGGGGATCATCGAAGCGCGGCCCAAGTCCGGGTTTTTCGTGCGCCGCACGCCCATCAAACGGCCGGCCCCCAGCCGGGGCGAGGCCCCGCCGCGCGGACCGGCCACGGTGGCGCGCGGGGCGCTTATCCGCGAGGTCCTCGACGGCATGGGCCGGCGCGACATCGTGCCGCTTGGCGTGGCCCTGACCGATCCGTCGCTCTTGCCGGCCAAACAGATCGCCCGGCTGCTGTCCAAGGTGGCGGCCGGCGACGAGCGGGTGACGGGCTACGAAGGCGTGCAGGGCAATCTGGAGTTGCGCCGCCAGATCGCCTGGCGGCTGGCCGAGGCCGACATCGAGGCCGGCCCGGACGACGTGATGATCACTTCCGGGGCCATGGAGGCGCTGTACCTGGCCCTGCGCTCGGTGACCCGGCCGGGCGACAACGTGGCCATCCCGGCCCCGACCTATTACTGTTTTCTGCAACTGCTGGAGAACTTCGGCCTGCGGGCCGTGGAGCTGCCGTCCTATCCCGAGGGCGGGGTGCGCCCGGCCGACCTGCGCTCGGCCTTGGACCGCTACGACATCAAGGCGGTCATCCTCACCCCCAATTTCAACAACCCCGACGGCTCCATGATCCCTGACGAGGCCAAGGCCGAGATGGCCGCGCTTCTGGCCGAGCGCGGCGTGCCGGTCATCGAGGACGACGTCTACGGCGACCTGCACTTCGGCGAGCGCCGGCCCCGCTGCCTGCGGTCCTACGACGCCGCGGGAAACGTCCTGCACTGTTCGTCGTTTTCCAAGACCCTGGCTCCGGGCTACCGTCTGGGCTATCTGCTGCCCGGCAGGCACGCCGCCAAGGCCTTCGAGATCAAGGCCACCACCAACGTCTGCTGCGCCACGCCGACCCAGGTCGCGGCCGCGCTGTATCTGGCCCAGGGCGGGTTCGAGCGCCACCTGCGCAAAACCCGGGGGGTGCTGGAGCGCCAGGCCCGGATGATCGAAGAACGGGTGCTGCGCCATTTCCCCGACGGCACGCGGGTGACCCGTCCAACGGGGGGCACGGTGGTCTGGGTGCAGATGCCCGACGCCGTCAATTCCATCGCGCTGTTCTATGCCGCCCGGGAACTCGGCATCGGCCTGGCCCCGGGCAACCTCTTTTCGAGCTGCGACCAGTTCAAGCATTTCCTGCGCTTAAGCTACGGCAACGCCTGGACGCCGCGCATTGAGCAGGCCCTGGCCGACGTGGGACGGCTGGCCCGGGAGCTGGCCGAGGCCGGGGACAGGCCCGAGCCGGCCTTCTGA
- a CDS encoding STAS domain-containing protein: MQVTCEETDAALVVRVSGEIIMDAVTECRAEVEHLALAAAAPAVVVDLSGVAFMDSSGVGFLIGLRRLCQDHGKTLSLANPTPPIKKLLAMLRLTEYFDAPPTDPAGV; this comes from the coding sequence ATGCAGGTGACATGTGAGGAGACGGATGCGGCCCTTGTGGTGCGCGTTTCCGGCGAGATCATCATGGACGCGGTGACCGAATGCCGCGCCGAGGTGGAGCATCTGGCCCTGGCCGCGGCCGCCCCGGCCGTGGTGGTGGATCTCTCGGGCGTGGCCTTCATGGACAGTTCCGGAGTGGGGTTTCTTATCGGCCTGCGCCGGCTGTGCCAGGACCACGGCAAGACCCTGTCCCTGGCCAATCCCACGCCGCCGATCAAAAAGCTCCTGGCCATGCTGCGCCTGACCGAGTATTTCGACGCCCCGCCAACCGACCCGGCCGGGGTCTGA